The Populus alba chromosome 6, ASM523922v2, whole genome shotgun sequence genomic interval GGAGAACAAGCAGTTGCTCTGAGGATTGCTGGCGACAAGTCTGCTTTCTATAACTGCAGATTTCTTGGATTTCAAGACACATTGTGTGATGACAAGGGACGGCATCTCTTCAAGGATTGTTATATTGAAGGCACCGTTGATTACATTTTTGGAAGTGGAAAGTCCTTGTATTTGGTAACCCTTAAAATATTAACTCTCCAACTcaaattctatttaaaaaatgattgtcTTACATAATATGCATGgataatagttattaaaccaCGACCCGCCAGCCGGGGACGCCTTAGTTTGCTTTTGAATAGCATAGAGAGTTGACCCGGTTAAACTTGAATGACTCGATGAGTCAATTATTGACccgataaatatttttttattcaaaaagatattgttttgatgttttaaaaataaaattgtcaaaaagatatattttttttctggagaGTTGACTTGCTTTTGAATTGCCTGGAGAGTTGACCTGGTCAAGTCAGAGTGACTCGGTTTATTAATTTGTGAAAtggtcaataatattttatttttatacaaaaaaacattattctgatttttttaaaatgtcaaaaacaatattatttcttaaaatatatatatatatatatatatatatatatatatatatatatatatatatatatatatatagaccgTGTCAACTTATCAATCCTTTAAATGGTCGTTCTAACTAGTGACCTGGATCATCAAGCAATTGATGTGCATAAATGTGGTGTAATATATTGAATATTGAATTAAATGCAGGGAACAAAGTTACATGTGATTGGTGATGAAAAAGGGAATTTCATCACTGCCCAAGCAAGAAACAACGAGGCGGAAAATACTGGATTTTCGTTCGTGCATTGTAAAGTAGATGGCATTGGCACCAAGAAGGCGTATTTGGGACGAGCATGGCAACAAAGGCCACGAGTAGTGTTCTCATACACTACCATGAGTAGTGTTGTCAATCCTGAGGGATGGTCCAATAATTTGCACCCTGAACGAGACCAGTAAGTATTTAATCCATCttctatttataattattttagattgtGTTTCTTCAGTGTTTCaaggaatatataaaaaaataatcttgtttGGTTAGAAAGttgaagataaaaacataaaataaatgcttaaaaaataatattaaactgaatttttatcattttaaaattaaacatgttatCTCTATCTTTATTGTTACTGTCTTTTCTATCACGAGACATTaactaaatattcatttaatgatatttaatttaattaatttcaagctggtttattatttttaatgaacgAAAGATATGGACCTCTAATTATTTCGATGAAATTaagtttacatttttttaagagttagggattgaatgttttcttaatatatatccGAGCCATTGCTTTCAGGACTGCTTTATTTGGAGAATACAAGTGCAACGGGGTAGGAGCTAACCCCGCAGCCCGTGCTAAAGCAAGCAAGCAGCTAACCCCTGGTCAAGTAGCACCCTTCATTTCTCTTGGCTTCATTGAAGGTTCCAAATGGCTGCTACATCCTCCAAGTTAATTTTGgatattaatcaaatatcatTATCCTTAGGCATATAGAGTAGTAACATCTatcttgtgaaaaaaataaatcaatttggaGAGAAACCAAATGAAGGAAATTGGATTCTCTCGTCGACATGTATTAATCAAAAAATatcctttttgtttcttgtttttacaAATaccatatatacatatatattaatcgACAAAAAGGAACGCCAGGCTTAGAGACTAAATTGACTACAACAGCAATGTTGAGAAAATTGTTTCGACAAATCAATAAACTCATTAAACAACATGCCttattctttaaaaacaataaataaatctttgaaTTAGTTGATTAGAAACCTCATTAGATTACAATAGTTAGAGGACTAATCTTTCTATAAATATAAGGGCcagaatatttaaaattataagtgtGTTGATAAGAGTGTGTATTAATCAATAAAGATTGGGATGTTGTAAATACTTGTGTTTAGTTTTCAGCAATTGGCATTAGATCTCAGGTTAataattaagagagaaaaatgtTGCAGCCTTTATCCCTTTGACAGTAAATAACACAACATTAATTTTTACAGCAATAAAACAAACTAGCACCAAACACGCAatagtaacaacaacaatatcGATCAACCCACCAACAACAATagattttcaaagtaaaaaaaacctgaaaataatGTAGTAGGTTTCCTTTTTTTAGAGCAACAACCAGATGTAATATAagacaataaaacaacaatCAGGCCTCTCCCAACACAAACATTAGCAGTCCAGCAGCTTCTTGTAGTTGTACTTGTCCAAATCAACAACTAATAACAAATATCAATAATGATGTCCTAAAAATCCAAGTGTCCTTGAAATAAGGCTCCTGGGTTGGATAATCAATTAATGAATTTGTCCTAACAATTTCATTCATTTTCCATAGCCAAAGTGTTTCATAACTTGTGTTAGGTGCTATATAAGTCAAGATGGCTAGCAGCTAGTACCTCTAAAAGGTCTCCTTTAGTGAAGGTGGAGGTGAGACTTTTCGATTCTTAAATAACTATCTTTTTAgagcaaaaaaaatacaataatattctagagaaagatgctttaaaaatatatatgcagtaGAAAATGAAGATTGTGAACTTTTGTTATCAAGGTCTCATGGCGTATTTTTAAACCATGAGTTTTGTGCTTTATGGAGAAAAGGGACTGGATGATAACTTTCTCTTTATGATATTTGGAATTCCATTGTGAGTTGTATTTCACTCATTTTGTGCAGTTAAAAGATTATGAGTCATGAGAGATGTAAGCCcgtttttctttatgttttaaaacatttctttttttttttctttgtgtatttgatcTAGCctcttctttgtttatttttactttttttttattcctatacCCTCATCTCATTATCTTTTTATATCACAGTTGTTTTATAAAGGGcctcaaattattatatttattttaatttatatttctctcTTACGTGTTGTTTCACtctctttaatttaatgttttgtttttcataaattttttgtttaaaaaaaaaatgtatgttgGAAAAACAGGGATAAAAAAgtcaattataatattaaaataaatgcaattttaacaaaatccaaaatagcaagatttttttttgttttcatctctaaacattaaaactattaaaaggTTCAATACGATAGGTATCGTGTAGTATTTTAATTGCTACAAATTCTTGATTATCCACttgaaataatttgaaaaatatttttggataacCAATAAAACATGCACACAGTGGAATCACAATGTCCTTGTTTCATTAGGTACTCTTTTTTTGAACATCCACCATAAGTGTACTAGCACAATGTGATAGTTTCATAAAcaactcttttttattgtttcttgcgaaaataagatttaaaaagtttaatagcttaattaaatcttttgaataaatataaaaaccaaaatccaAGGAagctatttattgttttttgttttttgtgtatCCAAATATGGATTGAGTCTGTCTTAATACTTAGAAAActctttatttaaaatcaattttctctttaaaaaaccatgaaactaAATTTTTGTATAACCATGCAAGTTGGATCAAAGCTACCAATTATTTGTGGTAAAGGCAAAGTTGGAAATATCATGCAAGAGAATTTCCTTTTTCAACCAAACAAAGAGTTCATTTCTCTTGTTTAGTAGCATCTAACAACTGATCTTCAAATCACAATGTTTAGGTTTTTACACTACCAAAAATTTgacaaatacaaacaaaaacaccGATGGAATTTTTTCGTCTGTAGATTGCAGTGAATTTTTCCCACAAACTATTCCATCGCTATATTTGTTGGTACAcaccaacaaaaatattttgtcggtatataccgagggaattgcAGTGGGaaaagaatgaataaaaaagtCAGAAAAATATGATGACATGTAACTTTTAACGGCGGCTTTACT includes:
- the LOC118043745 gene encoding pectinesterase PPME1-like; translated protein: MGTCIAAIQCAITAILLVSTTVSSDDKSPIPADPSSLNKWFQDNVRPLAERKGTIDPALMAAEAKPRTIKVRKDGSGEFKTLKEAINSIPTGNKQRVIVHIGPGEYIEKLKIERGKPFVTFLGSPGNMPTLSFDGTARKYGTVYSATLEAEADYFVAANVIFKNSAPMPMGQLKGEQAVALRIAGDKSAFYNCRFLGFQDTLCDDKGRHLFKDCYIEGTVDYIFGSGKSLYLGTKLHVIGDEKGNFITAQARNNEAENTGFSFVHCKVDGIGTKKAYLGRAWQQRPRVVFSYTTMSSVVNPEGWSNNLHPERDQTALFGEYKCNGVGANPAARAKASKQLTPGQVAPFISLGFIEGSKWLLHPPS